A DNA window from Myripristis murdjan chromosome 19, fMyrMur1.1, whole genome shotgun sequence contains the following coding sequences:
- the galk1 gene encoding LOW QUALITY PROTEIN: galactokinase (The sequence of the model RefSeq protein was modified relative to this genomic sequence to represent the inferred CDS: inserted 1 base in 1 codon), protein MASGIPDVSELVAEARRTYEEVFGGEAAKVAVCAPGRVNLIGEHTDYNHGFVLPMALPLVTVVVGSPASGQSVTVVTTAKDVEEPRRVDFNLPSYGSPLSPGSPGWANYVKGVVQHYRAPPVPGFRAVIATSVPLGGGLSSSASLEVAFYXFLQQLNPDDGDNVAKALACQLAEHTHASVPCGIMDQFVSVLGREAHALLIDCRSLVVTPVPLADPGLVILITNSNVKHSLTGSEYPTRRRQCEEAASILRKASLRDATLKDLEEGRNQMDDVTYRRARHVIEEIERTVQAAEALKRGAYREFGKLMVESHNSLRDLYEVSCRELDELVSAAMEVEGVFGSRMTGGGFGGCTVTLLQAHAIDRAILHIQERYSGSPTFYITVPSEGARVLSLS, encoded by the exons ATGGCCAGTGGAATCCCAGATGTGTCCGAGCTGGTGGCTGAGGCTCGGCGCACGTACGAGGAGGTTTTCGGGGGAGAGGCAGCCAAGGTGGCGGTGTGCGCCCCTGGAAGAGTCAATCTGATAGGCGAGCACACCGACTACAACCATGGATTCGTACTGCCGATG GCGCTGCCCCTGGTgacggtggtggtggggagTCCAGCCTCCGGCCAGAGTGTCACCGTGGTAACAACAGCGAAGGATGTTGAGGAGCCCAGGAGAGTGGACTTCAACCTGCCCAGCTATGGCTCACCTCTGTCTCCAGGGTCACCCGGCTGGGCAAACTATGTGAAGGGCGTTGTGCAGCATTACAGGG CTCCCCCTGTCCCAGGCTTCAGGGCAGTGATAGCTACCAGTGTCCCGCTGGGAGGAGGTCTGTCCAGCTCAGCCTCTCTCGAGGTGGCTTTCT acttcctgcagcagctcaaCCCAG ATGATGGGGACAATGTGGCAAAGGCATTAGCATGTCAGCTGGCAGAACACACCCATGCAAGTGTGCCCTGTGGCATTATGGAccagtttgtgtctgttttgggCAGGGAGGCTCATGCTTTGCTCATTGACTGCAG GTCCCTGGTGGTGACCCCGGTTCCACTGGCAGATCCAGGCCTGGTCATCCTCATTACCAACTCCAACGTCAAACACTCTCTTACTGGCAGTGAATACCCAACCAGACGCAGACAGTGCGAGGAGGCGGCTTCCATCTTGAGGAAAGCCAGCCTTAGGGATGCTACCTTGAAGGATCTGGAGG AGGGTAGAAATCAAATGGACGATGTGACGTATCGTAGAGCTCGTCATGTGATTGAGGAGATAGAAAGAACTGTCCAAGCTGCCGAAGCGCTGAAGAGAGGGGCTTACAGAGAGTTTGGCAAACTTATGGTGGAGAGCCATAACTCCCTCAG aGATTTGTATGAGGTGAGCTGCAGGGAGCTGGATGAGCTGGTCTCTGCAGCCATGGAGGTTGAGGGGGTGTTTGGTAGCCGGATGACAGGTGGAGGATTTGGTGGATGCACTGTGACTTTGCTGCAGGCCCATGCCATCGACAGGGCCATACTCCACATACAG GAGCGATACAGCGGAAGCCCAACTTTCTACATCACTGTTCCTTCAGAGGGAGCCCGGGTTCTCAGTCTTTCCTGA
- the LOC115378389 gene encoding BTB/POZ domain-containing protein KCTD21-like has translation MLNLNSPDSNSNSNSLQDPVSLNVGGEIYTTTLDTLTRCRDSMLGAMFTGQIPALRDKRGNVFIDRDGKVFRHILNYLRSSSLDLPDGFSELALLRREADYFQIRPLLEEIRRCEASLPLSLRGGPLGAMLMVDVDCKVRVLHFNLRRGPENYELRTCSVRVFTVDLFCTWRAFLALLCERFSYRTSQGLTTPHPCNPRQNRLKLEWVPRPDELPQDQYDKQRYRGLTVSDPEVMQAHCDDLISPQRSPCEVTDMQRFVEELLTVSLAEGFKVDLVTPDPADILNCTSLRLVKC, from the exons ATGCTGAACCTCAACTCGCCggacagcaacagcaacagtaacTCTCTCCAGGACCCTGTGTCGTTGAATGTAGGGGGAGAAATCTACACCACAACACTAGACACTCTGACGCGTTGCCGTGACTCGATGCTAGGCGCAATGTTTACCGGACAGATCCCCGCGCTCAGGGACAAGCGAGGGAACGTTTTCATAGATCGCGATGGCAAAGTGTTCAGGCACATTTTGAATTACCTGCGTTCCAGCTCCCTGGATTTGCCGGATGGTTTTTCAGAGCTTGCATTGTTGCGGAGAGAGGCGGATTACTTCCAAATACGCCCCCTGCTGGAAGAGATCCGCCGCTGTGAGGCATCTCTGCCCCTTAGCCTAAGAGGAGGGCCGCTAGGAGCTATGCTGATGGTGGACGTTGACTGCAAG GTCCGCGTTCTCCACTTTAACTTGCGTCGTGGGCCAGAGAATTATGAGCTTCGCACGTGCTCTGTGCGTGTCTTCACTGTTGACCTCTTTTGTACCTGGAGGGCTTTCTTGGCTCTGCTTTGTGAGCGATTCTCCTATCGGACGTCCCAGGGTCTCACCACCCCCCATCCATGCAACCCGAGGCAAAACAGGCTGAAACTAGAGTGGGTGCCCAGGCCTGACGAACTACCTCAGGACCAGTATGACAAGCAGCGCTACCGTGGTCTAACCGTCTCCGACCCCGAGGTCATGCAGGCTCACTGTGATGACCTCATCAGCCCACAGCGGAGCCCCTGCGAAGTCACAGATATGCAGCGTTTTGTGGAAGAGCTGCTGACAGTGTCTCTGGCTGAAGGGTTCAAAGTTGATTTGGTGACTCCTGACCCTGCGGACATTCTTAACTGCACCTCGCTTCGTCTTGTCAAGTGCTGA